The DNA window GGCAGAGGGGGCTGAGGGGTCCCTGGCCGCAAGCGCAGCCTCTGGGCTTTGCCTCGAGGAGGGGAAGAACGACCCAAAGTGAACCAAAAACCATAATAACCAAAATTCAGCCCAGTTggggctgcagcggggcagggagcagtgcctgagccccagccccgggccctGGTGCCAGCCAGGGTGGGACGTGGTCCCTGGGGAGCAGATGGGCCACCCCCCCTTGCCCAGAGGGGGGATTAATggcgaggcgggggggggcggcggggttAAACCCCAGGATTACACGTGGTTAATCCCTGGGATTACGCTGGAATCGCTCTGCTAAAGCCCAGGGCGATGAGGAGAGCGCGGGGGGGGCCCTGCTCACCCCTCGGCTCCACAAAcaccccctgggacccccaaaTCCCTCCCCAAAGGGGGAcacagggcagggggaagcCCCCAGGAGCAGCCAGCCCCTCCGCGGGGGGAGCGGAGCCGAGCCCGGCCGGGGTCAGCACGAGGATACGGGGTGAAAACAAGGGGGTACGAACCTACTCCAGCTGCTGGGGCACATCTGGGGGGGCTTCACCCCCTCGGGGCTCCCCGctttgctgctggtgctgcacgGTGCCTCAATGATGGTGCTGAGCGTCTCTTCctcgccctcctcctcctcctcctcggggCTGGGTGCTTCGCAGGGCAGCGCCCGCAGGTACTCGAGGTGCAGCCGGGTCTCGGCTCGGCTCCTCCGCACGTAGTGGCCCACGTAGACCAGGATGGCACCGAGCCACCCGCCCACGGCCACCAGCACGGCCATGTCGGGCCCCCGCGGCCCTTCACCCCCCGCCAGCGTCTCATTGTGGCCACTGGtggggggcagccccgggggggccccCCCCAGGGcaccggcagccccgggggcagccgggcagccccagcgccagcaggagcagccaggctgcccGCATCGCCCTGTGACAGCAGGCTGGCAGCGAGGGGGGGCTccgtgtgtgtccccccccccgtgcACTGCGTGGGTTCGTGGCGGGGGGGGCAGCAGGATGCCTTGGTTCCCCTCCCAGTTTCCCAGTACAGGGAagggtgcagggtgggggtgATGCCTGCACCCCAGTTCACAGCCCTTTGCAACCCCGTATCGCTACGTGCTGCCGTCACCCCAGTTCacagccctgtccccccccgcTGCACCCCAGAGACACCctgacacccccctccccaccccccattGCCTGAGGAGTGAACGCACTGGGAACAGACTGGTTTTTACTGGTGTTGGGAAGCCATCGGCAGCAGATACGTATCAGGGGTGGGGACAATCTTCAGAGAAATGGATCCAAAAAGTCTCTGGGTTTGGGCTCTGGGTTTGCACCAGTTCAACACTGGGACTGGGACCAGTGACACCCCCGGGGGGGTGGGAAtctgtgcccccccccgccccagccagCTCCATTATAGCGATCCCATTACACGCACCGAGCGGGGCCGGTCtcagccctccccagcagcagtcCCTGGACCCCCCCCACGCTGGGCAAGGGGGTCCCTTTTGGGGTGACCTTTTTGTGGGGGGGGGTTCATCCACTCTGTGCCCCCACCCCGTGCCGCTGTGCCAGCGTCCGCCGGGCCATCTCCAGGGCCCCCTCCCGCGTGCGGTTGCCGCCGATGAAGCCGCTGGCGTGGACGAAGACGCAGCCGGGGATGCCGGTGAGGTGGGACAGGGCCTcgtcccgcagcccccgccagggctcggggagggggaggctggggaagggagagagagggtgAGAGGTGATGGTGgagggggtctgggtgctggggtggtgAGGGGGATGGTGAACTGGGTGAGGGAAGAACCAGAGCGGTGGTCAATggggcagagtccagttggaggcctggAGATAGTGGAGAacctcaagggtcggtactgggaccagtgctgttcaatatattcattaatgacttggatgagggagtAGAGTGCAGTCAGCCAGTTGGCTGAtggcaccaaactgggaggagtggctgaccCCCcagtgctgccatccagagagacctggccaggctggagagttgggtgaggagaaatttaatgagaTATAACGAGGGcgagtgtagagtcctgcatctgggcaagaacaaccccatggaccagtacaagttggggacagacctgttggagagcagcggaggggaaagggacctgggggtcctggtggacagcgggatgaccatgagccagcaatgtgccctggtggccaagaaggccagtggcatcctggggtgtggttagtaggtcaagagaggttctcctccccctctactctgccctggtgaggccgcatctggaatattgtgtccagttctgggcccctcagttcaaggacagggaactgctggagagagtccagcgcagagccatggagatcacagaatcactgaggttggaggagccctctgggctcatcgagtccaaccatggccctgacaccaccatggcaactagaccagggcactaagggccatgtccagtcttgtcttaaacccctccagagatggtgactccaccacctccctgggcagccccttccagtgtctaatgacccttgctgagaagaaatgcttcctgatgtccaacctgaccctcccctggcgaagcttgaggctgtgtcctcttgtgtggaacatctcccttctgaggagaggctgagggagctgggtctcttcagcttggagaagaggagactgaggggggacctcattaat is part of the Nyctibius grandis isolate bNycGra1 chromosome 11, bNycGra1.pri, whole genome shotgun sequence genome and encodes:
- the LOC137668647 gene encoding leucine-rich repeat-containing protein 3B-like; translation: MAVLVAVGGWLGAILVYVGHYVRRSRAETRLHLEYLRALPCEAPSPEEEEEEGEEETLSTIIEAPCSTSSKAGSPEGVKPPQMCPSSWSRFTPSYF